A genome region from Carya illinoinensis cultivar Pawnee chromosome 2, C.illinoinensisPawnee_v1, whole genome shotgun sequence includes the following:
- the LOC122301364 gene encoding spliceosome-associated protein 130 A-like isoform X1: protein MYLYSLTLQRATGIVCAINGSFSGGKTQEIVVARGKLLELLRPDDSGKIQTLLSVEIFGVIRSLAQFRLTGSQKDYIVVGSDSGRIVILEYNKEKNVFDKIHQETFGKSGCRRIVPGQYLATDPKGRAVMIGACEKQKLVYVLNRDTAARLTISSPLEAHKSHTIVYSICGVDCGFDNPIFAAIELDYSEADQDSTGQAASEAQKNLTFYELDLGLNHVSRKWSEPVDNGANLLVTVPGGGDGPSGVLVCAENFVIYKNQGHPDLRAVIPRRVDLPAERGVLIVSAAVHKQKAMFFFLLQTEYGDIFKVTLDHDNDRVTELKIKYFDTIPVTSSMCVLKSGHLFAASEFGNHAFYQFQGIGDDADVESSSATLMETEEGFQPVFFQPRRLKNLLRIDQVESLMPIMDMKVANLFEEETPQIFTLCGRGPRSSLRMLRPGLAISEMAVSELPGVPSAVWTVKKNVNDEFDAYIVVSFSNATLVLSIGETVEEVSDSGFLDTTPSLAVSLIGDDSLMQVHPNGIRHIREDGRINEWRTPGKRTIAKVGSNRLQVVIALSGGEIVYFEVDITGQLIEVDKHEMSGDVACLDIAPVPEGRQRSRFLAVGSYDNTIRILSLDPEDGMQILSVQSVSSAPESLLFLEVQASIGGEDGADHPASLFLNSGLQNGVLFRTVVDMVTGQLSDSRSRFLGLRAPKLFSIIVRGKRAMLCLSSRPWLGYIHQGHFLLTPLSYETLEYAASFASDQCAEGVVAVAGDALRVFTIERLGETFNETVIPLRYTPRKFVLQPKRKLLVIIESDQGAFAAEEREAAKKECFEAVGTGENENGNMEQMENGGDEDKDDPLSDEHYGYPKAESDRWVSCIRVLDPKTATTTCLLELQDNEAAFSICTVNFHDKEYGTLLAVGTAKGLQFWPKRSLAAGFIHIYRFLEDGRSLELLHKTQVEGVPTALCQFQGRLLAGIGNVLRLYDLGKRRLLRKCENKLFPNSIVSIHTYRDRIYVGDIQESFHYCKYRRDENQLYVFADDSVPRWLTASYHIDFDTMAGADKFGNIYFVRLPQDVSDEIEEDPTGGKIKWEQGKLNGAPNKVEEIVQFHIGDVVTCLQKASLIPGGGECLIYGTVTGSLGALLAFTSRDDVDFFSHLEMYMRQEHPPLCGRDHMAYRSAYFPVKDVIDGDLCEQFPTLPLDLQRKIADELDRTPGEILKKLEEVRNKII, encoded by the exons ATGTACCTCTACAGCCTCACTCTCCAGCGAGCCACCGGCATAGTCTGCGCCATCAACGGAAGTTTCTCCGGCGGCAAGACCCAAGAGATCGTTGTCGCCCGCGGCAAGCTCCTCGAGCTTCTTCGACCCGACGACAGCGGTAAGATCCAAACGCTTCTCTCCGTTGAAATTTTTGGCGTCATTAGGTCTTTAGCTCAGTTTAGGCTTACTGGGTCTCAGAAAGACTATATTGTTGTCGGGTCCGATTCCGGTCGTATAGTTATCCTCGAGTACAACAAGGAGAAGAATGTTTTCGACAAAATTCACCAAGAAACTTTCGGCAAATCGGGCTGTCGTAGAATAGTTCCGGGCCAGTACTTGGCCACTGATCCAAAGGGTAGGGCGGTGATGATTGGGGCTTGTGAGAAGCAGAAGCTTGTTTATGTGTTGAATAGGGATACGGCGGCGAGGCTGACCATTTCCTCGCCATTGGAGGCGCATAAATCGCATACGATAGTGTATTCTATCTGTGGAGTTGATTGTGGGTTCGATAACCCGATATTTGCTGCCATAGAGTTGGATTACTCGGAGGCAGACCAGGATTCAACTGGGCAGGCAGCAAGTGAGGCCCAGAAGAATTTGACTTTTTATGAGCTTGACTTAGGGCTTAACCACGTATCCAGGAAGTGGTCGGAGCCAGTTGATAATGGTGCTAACTTACTTGTTACTGTTCCCGGAGGAGGGGACGGGCCGAGTGGTGTGTTGGTTTGTGCGGAAAACTTTGTGATATATAAAAATCAGGGACACCCGGATCTTAGGGCTGTGATTCCTAGACGAGTAGATCTGCCTGCTGAGCGAGGGGTTCTTATAGTTTCAGCAGCAGTGCATAAGCAGAAAGCGATGTTCTTCTTTCTGTTGCAAACAGAGTATGGGGATATTTTTAAGGTTACTTTGGACCATGACAATGACCGTGTTACAGAGTTGAAGATTAAGTACTTTGATACAATTCCGGTTACTTCCTCCATGTGTGTGCTGAAGTCAGGGCACTTGTTCGCTGCTTCAGAATTTGGGAATCATGCTTTCTATCAGTTCCAAGGTATAGGTGATGATGCTGATGTGGAGTCTTCATCGGCTACATTGATGGAAACAGAAGAAGGTTTCCAGCCAGTGTTTTTCCAGCCTAGACGACTTAAGAACCTTCTCAGGATTGACCAAGTGGAGAGCCTAATGCCAATAATGGACATGAAAGTGGCTAATCTCTTTGAAGAAGAAACACCCCAGATATTTACGCTTTGTGGGCGGGGCCCTCGTTCGTCTCTTAGAATGTTAAGGCCTGGTTTAGCTATTAGTGAAATGGCTGTGTCAGAGCTTCCTGGTGTGCCAAGTGCGGTTTGGACTGTGAAAAAGAATGTTAATGATGAGTTTGATGCATACATTGTGGTGTCATTCTCAAATGCGACTCTCGTTCTTTCCATTGGTGAGACAGTTGAAGAAGTTAGTGATAGTGGGTTTCTTGATACCACCCCCTCACTTGCTGTTTCTTTAATTGGTGATGACTCTCTcatgcaagttcatcccaatgGCATTAGGCATATTAGGGAGGATGGGCGTATCAATGAGTGGAGGACTCCTGGAAAGAGGACAATTGCTAAGGTTGGCTCTAACAGACTTCAAGTGGTCATTGCACTTAGTGGTGGTGAAATTGTGTATTTTGAGGTGGATATCACTGGCCAATTGATTGAAGTGGATAAGCACGAAATGTCAGGTGATGTGGCTTGTTTGGACATTGCCCCTGTACCTGAAGGAAGGCAAAGATCTCGTTTCCTTGCTGTTGGTTCATATGACAACACAATTCGTATCTTATCATTGGACCCTGAAGATGGTATGCAGATTCTGAGTGTGCAAAGTGTTTCTTCGGCTCCAGAATCTCTCCTTTTTCTCGAAGTCCAGGCATCAATAGGTGGGGAGGACGGTGCTGATCATCCTGCCAGCCTTTTTCTTAATTCTGGTTTGCAGAATGGAGTTCTATTTAGAACAGTTGTAGATATGGTGACTGGTCAGCTTTCTGATTCCCGGTCTCGTTTCTTGGGACTGAGAGCCCCAAAGCTTTTTTCTATTATAGTACGAGGCAAGCGTGCCATGCTTTGCTTGTCAAGTCGACCTTGGCTTGGCTATATTCACCAAGGACATTTTCTTTTAACACCTTTATCATATGAGACTCTTGAATATGCAGCATCATTTGCCTCTGACCAATGTGCAGAAGGTGTAGTTGCTGTTGCTGGTGATGCTTTGAGGGTTTTTACTATTGAGAGACTGGGAGAAACATTTAATGAAACTGTAATTCCCCTAAGATACACACCAAGAAAGTTTGTGCTTCAACCCAAGCGAAAATTGCTGGTAATTATTGAGAGTGATCAAGGAGCATTCGCAGCTGAAGAGCGTGAAGCTGCAAAAAAGGAGTGCTTTGAGGCTGTTGGAACTGGGGAAAATGAAAATGGTAATATGGAGCAGATGGAGAACGGTGGTGATGAGGACAAAGATGATCCCCTCTCGGACGAACACTATGGCTATCCCAAGGCTGAATCAGACAGGTGGGTTTCTTGCATTAGAGTTCTTGACCCAAAGACAGCTACTACAACTTGTCTGCTGGAGCTTCAGGACAATGAAGCTGCGTTCAGTATATGCACAGTGAATTTCCACGATAAAGAATATGGAACTCTTTTAGCTGTTGGCACTGCAAAGGGACTACAGTTTTGGCCCAAAAGAAGTTTAGCTGCTggttttattcatatttatagGTTTTTAGAGGATGGAAGGTCACTTGAACTATTGCACAAGACACAAGTAGAAGGCGTTCCAACTGCTTTGTGCCAGTTTCAAGGACGATTACTTGCAGGTATTGGAAATGTTCTCAGATTATATGATTTGGGCAAAAGAAGATTGCTTAGAAAATGTGAGAACAAACTGTTCCCCAACAGTATTGTCTCCATTCACACTTATCGTGATCGGATATATGTTGGCGACATTCAAGAG TCATTCCATTACTGTAAGTACAGACGTGATGAGAATCAACTGTATGTATTTGCCGATGATAGCGTTCCAAGATGGCTTACTGCATCATACCATATAGATTTTGACACCATGGCAGGTGCAGACAAGTTTGGGAACATTTATTTTGTGCGGTTACCACAGGATGTGTCGGATGAGATAGAAGAAGATCCAACCGGGGGGAAAATAAAATGGGAGCAGGGGAAGCTGAATGGAGCTCCCAACAAGGTAGAGGAGATAGTGCAGTTTCACATTGGTGATGTGGTCACCTGCTTGCAGAAGGCATCTCTAATTCCAGGTGGGGGAGAGTGCCTCATATATGGCACTGTGACGGGGAGCTTGGGAGCATTGCTAGCATTCACCTCTCGCGATGATGTTGACTTCTTTTCTCACTTGGAGATGTATATGAGGCAGGAACATCCACCTTTGTGTGGAAGAGATCACATGGCTTATAGATCTGCTTACTTTCCTGTTAAG GATGTGATCGATGGGGATCTGTGTGAACAGTTCCCAACTCTGCCTCTGGATTTGCAAAGGAAAATTGCCGATGAATTAGATAGAACTCCTGGGGAGATACTGAAGAAACTTGAAGAAGTTCGAAATAAGATCATTTGA
- the LOC122301364 gene encoding spliceosome-associated protein 130 A-like isoform X2: MYLYSLTLQRATGIVCAINGSFSGGKTQEIVVARGKLLELLRPDDSGKIQTLLSVEIFGVIRSLAQFRLTGSQKDYIVVGSDSGRIVILEYNKEKNVFDKIHQETFGKSGCRRIVPGQYLATDPKGRAVMIGACEKQKLVYVLNRDTAARLTISSPLEAHKSHTIVYSICGVDCGFDNPIFAAIELDYSEADQDSTGQAASEAQKNLTFYELDLGLNHVSRKWSEPVDNGANLLVTVPGGGDGPSGVLVCAENFVIYKNQGHPDLRAVIPRRVDLPAERGVLIVSAAVHKQKAMFFFLLQTEYGDIFKVTLDHDNDRVTELKIKYFDTIPVTSSMCVLKSGHLFAASEFGNHAFYQFQGIGDDADVESSSATLMETEEGFQPVFFQPRRLKNLLRIDQVESLMPIMDMKVANLFEEETPQIFTLCGRGPRSSLRMLRPGLAISEMAVSELPGVPSAVWTVKKNVNDEFDAYIVVSFSNATLVLSIGETVEEVSDSGFLDTTPSLAVSLIGDDSLMQVHPNGIRHIREDGRINEWRTPGKRTIAKVGSNRLQVVIALSGGEIVYFEVDITGQLIEVDKHEMSGDVACLDIAPVPEGRQRSRFLAVGSYDNTIRILSLDPEDGMQILSVQSVSSAPESLLFLEVQASIGGEDGADHPASLFLNSGLQNGVLFRTVVDMVTGQLSDSRSRFLGLRAPKLFSIIVRGKRAMLCLSSRPWLGYIHQGHFLLTPLSYETLEYAASFASDQCAEGVVAVAGDALRVFTIERLGETFNETVIPLRYTPRKFVLQPKRKLLVIIESDQGAFAAEEREAAKKECFEAVGTGENENGNMEQMENGGDEDKDDPLSDEHYGYPKAESDRWVSCIRVLDPKTATTTCLLELQDNEAAFSICTVNFHDKEYGTLLAVGTAKGLQFWPKRSLAAGFIHIYRFLEDGRSLELLHKTQVEGVPTALCQFQGRLLAGIGNVLRLYDLGKRRLLRKCENKLFPNSIVSIHTYRDRIYVGDIQECALCSHSITVSTDVMRINCMYLPMIAFQDGLLHHTI, encoded by the exons ATGTACCTCTACAGCCTCACTCTCCAGCGAGCCACCGGCATAGTCTGCGCCATCAACGGAAGTTTCTCCGGCGGCAAGACCCAAGAGATCGTTGTCGCCCGCGGCAAGCTCCTCGAGCTTCTTCGACCCGACGACAGCGGTAAGATCCAAACGCTTCTCTCCGTTGAAATTTTTGGCGTCATTAGGTCTTTAGCTCAGTTTAGGCTTACTGGGTCTCAGAAAGACTATATTGTTGTCGGGTCCGATTCCGGTCGTATAGTTATCCTCGAGTACAACAAGGAGAAGAATGTTTTCGACAAAATTCACCAAGAAACTTTCGGCAAATCGGGCTGTCGTAGAATAGTTCCGGGCCAGTACTTGGCCACTGATCCAAAGGGTAGGGCGGTGATGATTGGGGCTTGTGAGAAGCAGAAGCTTGTTTATGTGTTGAATAGGGATACGGCGGCGAGGCTGACCATTTCCTCGCCATTGGAGGCGCATAAATCGCATACGATAGTGTATTCTATCTGTGGAGTTGATTGTGGGTTCGATAACCCGATATTTGCTGCCATAGAGTTGGATTACTCGGAGGCAGACCAGGATTCAACTGGGCAGGCAGCAAGTGAGGCCCAGAAGAATTTGACTTTTTATGAGCTTGACTTAGGGCTTAACCACGTATCCAGGAAGTGGTCGGAGCCAGTTGATAATGGTGCTAACTTACTTGTTACTGTTCCCGGAGGAGGGGACGGGCCGAGTGGTGTGTTGGTTTGTGCGGAAAACTTTGTGATATATAAAAATCAGGGACACCCGGATCTTAGGGCTGTGATTCCTAGACGAGTAGATCTGCCTGCTGAGCGAGGGGTTCTTATAGTTTCAGCAGCAGTGCATAAGCAGAAAGCGATGTTCTTCTTTCTGTTGCAAACAGAGTATGGGGATATTTTTAAGGTTACTTTGGACCATGACAATGACCGTGTTACAGAGTTGAAGATTAAGTACTTTGATACAATTCCGGTTACTTCCTCCATGTGTGTGCTGAAGTCAGGGCACTTGTTCGCTGCTTCAGAATTTGGGAATCATGCTTTCTATCAGTTCCAAGGTATAGGTGATGATGCTGATGTGGAGTCTTCATCGGCTACATTGATGGAAACAGAAGAAGGTTTCCAGCCAGTGTTTTTCCAGCCTAGACGACTTAAGAACCTTCTCAGGATTGACCAAGTGGAGAGCCTAATGCCAATAATGGACATGAAAGTGGCTAATCTCTTTGAAGAAGAAACACCCCAGATATTTACGCTTTGTGGGCGGGGCCCTCGTTCGTCTCTTAGAATGTTAAGGCCTGGTTTAGCTATTAGTGAAATGGCTGTGTCAGAGCTTCCTGGTGTGCCAAGTGCGGTTTGGACTGTGAAAAAGAATGTTAATGATGAGTTTGATGCATACATTGTGGTGTCATTCTCAAATGCGACTCTCGTTCTTTCCATTGGTGAGACAGTTGAAGAAGTTAGTGATAGTGGGTTTCTTGATACCACCCCCTCACTTGCTGTTTCTTTAATTGGTGATGACTCTCTcatgcaagttcatcccaatgGCATTAGGCATATTAGGGAGGATGGGCGTATCAATGAGTGGAGGACTCCTGGAAAGAGGACAATTGCTAAGGTTGGCTCTAACAGACTTCAAGTGGTCATTGCACTTAGTGGTGGTGAAATTGTGTATTTTGAGGTGGATATCACTGGCCAATTGATTGAAGTGGATAAGCACGAAATGTCAGGTGATGTGGCTTGTTTGGACATTGCCCCTGTACCTGAAGGAAGGCAAAGATCTCGTTTCCTTGCTGTTGGTTCATATGACAACACAATTCGTATCTTATCATTGGACCCTGAAGATGGTATGCAGATTCTGAGTGTGCAAAGTGTTTCTTCGGCTCCAGAATCTCTCCTTTTTCTCGAAGTCCAGGCATCAATAGGTGGGGAGGACGGTGCTGATCATCCTGCCAGCCTTTTTCTTAATTCTGGTTTGCAGAATGGAGTTCTATTTAGAACAGTTGTAGATATGGTGACTGGTCAGCTTTCTGATTCCCGGTCTCGTTTCTTGGGACTGAGAGCCCCAAAGCTTTTTTCTATTATAGTACGAGGCAAGCGTGCCATGCTTTGCTTGTCAAGTCGACCTTGGCTTGGCTATATTCACCAAGGACATTTTCTTTTAACACCTTTATCATATGAGACTCTTGAATATGCAGCATCATTTGCCTCTGACCAATGTGCAGAAGGTGTAGTTGCTGTTGCTGGTGATGCTTTGAGGGTTTTTACTATTGAGAGACTGGGAGAAACATTTAATGAAACTGTAATTCCCCTAAGATACACACCAAGAAAGTTTGTGCTTCAACCCAAGCGAAAATTGCTGGTAATTATTGAGAGTGATCAAGGAGCATTCGCAGCTGAAGAGCGTGAAGCTGCAAAAAAGGAGTGCTTTGAGGCTGTTGGAACTGGGGAAAATGAAAATGGTAATATGGAGCAGATGGAGAACGGTGGTGATGAGGACAAAGATGATCCCCTCTCGGACGAACACTATGGCTATCCCAAGGCTGAATCAGACAGGTGGGTTTCTTGCATTAGAGTTCTTGACCCAAAGACAGCTACTACAACTTGTCTGCTGGAGCTTCAGGACAATGAAGCTGCGTTCAGTATATGCACAGTGAATTTCCACGATAAAGAATATGGAACTCTTTTAGCTGTTGGCACTGCAAAGGGACTACAGTTTTGGCCCAAAAGAAGTTTAGCTGCTggttttattcatatttatagGTTTTTAGAGGATGGAAGGTCACTTGAACTATTGCACAAGACACAAGTAGAAGGCGTTCCAACTGCTTTGTGCCAGTTTCAAGGACGATTACTTGCAGGTATTGGAAATGTTCTCAGATTATATGATTTGGGCAAAAGAAGATTGCTTAGAAAATGTGAGAACAAACTGTTCCCCAACAGTATTGTCTCCATTCACACTTATCGTGATCGGATATATGTTGGCGACATTCAAGAG TGTGCTCTCTGCAGTCATTCCATTACTGTAAGTACAGACGTGATGAGAATCAACTGTATGTATTTGCCGATGATAGCGTTCCAAGATGGCTTACTGCATCATACCATATAG
- the LOC122301365 gene encoding dirigent protein 24: MAKLSLLTRVTFKAICLLLLAITFECANSVRVLIDVDPQPSILADPPLPTNTVATTVPNVTPQVGLTATTLPSDQIPPTPAADDTNPPLPESKIPIVDIPPIASPAAESDADSPQPELEEPDTVAAPVAGVAPVVGPTNTPIGTASPITSTTSATVAKPVGPQTPALTFFMHDILGGTHPSARVVTGIITNTQFNGLPFTQPNNNIFPLTGGVPLSNADLSGIVNNNNLPIIAGLNGVGPQASTVIQNSGNNGIIGSSNGRGSSNGNLPFVTAGQLPSGLTLQKLMFGSLTVIDDELSEGQDLGSAVIGKAQGFYLSSSLDGTSQTIAVTVLLHGLSGGDHLQEVEDTISFFGVHRSAMHESQIVVIGGTGKYENAKGYATVGTLHQEDQHATDGVDMILQFSVYLSE, encoded by the coding sequence ATGGCCAAGCTTTCCCTTCTCACACGTGTGACATTCAAAGCCATCTGCCTCTTGCTCCTAGCCATCACCTTTGAGTGCGCCAACTCTGTCAGGGTCCTCATCGATGTAGACCCACAGCCCTCAATCCTCGCCGATCCACCCCTGCCAACCAATACTGTTGCAACAACTGTCCCAAATGTAACTCCACAGGTGGGTCTGACCGCCACCACATTGCCAAGTGATCAAATCCCTCCCACCCCCGCAGCAGATGACACTAACCCACCCTTACCAGAATCTAAAATCCCCATTGTTGACATCCCACCTATAGCTAGCCCAGCAGCGGAATCAGATGCTGACTCACCACAACCCGAGCTTGAAGAACCCGACACCGTAGCAGCACCTGTTGCTGGAGTGGCACCGGTAGTTGGTCCCACAAATACCCCAATTGGCACAGCATCCCCCATTACCTCTACCACCAGTGCCACGGTGGCAAAACCCGTTGGTCCACAAACCCCTGCATTGACCTTCTTCATGCATGACATCCTAGGTGGTACACATCCATCGGCCAGGGTTGTCACTGGGATCATAACAAACACCCAATTCAACGGCCTTCCTTTCACACAGCCCAACAACAACATCTTCCCACTTACCGGCGGGGTCCCACTAAGCAATGCAGACCTTAGCGGTATCGTCAACAACAACAACCTCCCTATCATTGCAGGCCTCAACGGCGTTGGCCCCCAAGCCTCCACTGTCATCCAAAACAGCGGCAACAACGGCATCATTGGCAGTAGTAATGGCAGAGGCAGTAGTAATGGCAACCTGCCATTTGTCACTGCAGGGCAGCTGCCATCCGGGCTCACACTCCAAAAGCTCATGTTCGGATCGTTGACAGTGATTGACGACGAGTTGTCGGAAGGTCAGGATCTGGGGTCTGCGGTAATTGGCAAAGCACAAGGGTTTTACTTGTCGAGCTCGTTGGACGGGACGAGCCAGACAATCGCCGTGACGGTGTTGCTACACGGTCTCAGTGGTGGAGATCACCTTCAGGAGGTGGAGGATACAATCAGTTTCTTTGGGGTGCATAGATCTGCAATGCATGAGTCTCAAATTGTAGTGATTGGTGGGACCGGGAAATATGAGAATGCGAAAGGGTATGCTACGGTTGGGACGCTTCATCAAGAGGATCAACACGCCACGGACGGTGTTGACATGATCTTGCAGTTCAGTGTTTACCTTTCTGAGTAG
- the LOC122301366 gene encoding LOW QUALITY PROTEIN: uncharacterized protein LOC122301366 (The sequence of the model RefSeq protein was modified relative to this genomic sequence to represent the inferred CDS: substituted 1 base at 1 genomic stop codon), whose amino-acid sequence MCVVLVEVKVKLEKDLSNQNCMGPQSSSSTVSHSALENSCFVWDTWVMEGEMKNKLDSSNKDECNISVPQSLVSNVASVSMGTNVVADAECKVVGGASENSKEEQSEPIICILETNSDSYSRASYTLIQQRKSVGFHEEGAVYSRCFHTEPESILSSEEAYHPSPVSVLELPFEEDLSNDLECLDSISTDICDISETHSEGPGMIVPSDEDSREGSVGDPQENIGLMGLFRVEESRGYSYLIDVLTEVGFHGGILNMDFGTWHTPECPINLSVFETLEKKFGELASWKRSDRRLLFDXINLGLMEIPQPCMVVPKWAKPASKRFNPRPSRNMIEEELWMLLVSQEKEASMNLAAKPLQKELGSVDLGDDIDLIGREIGSLLIDELVSEVISMGTF is encoded by the exons ATGTGTGTTGTCCTGGTTGAGGTGAAGGTCAAACTTGAGAAGGATCTGTCTAATCAGAATTGTATGGGCCCTCAGTCTTCAAGCTCCACTGTTTCTCACTCTGCTTTGGAAAATAGTTGCTTTGTGTGGGACACATGGGTGATGGAAGGTGAGATGAAGAACAAGCTTGACAGCAGCAATAAGGATGAATGCAACATTTCAGTTCCTCAGTCCTTAGTCTCCAATGTTGCCTCAGTGAGCATGGGAACTAATGTGGTGGCTGATGCAGAGTGTAAGGTCGTGGGTGGGGCTTCTGAAAATTCCAAGGAAGAGCAGTCTGAACCAATCATCTGTATCTTAGAGACAAATTCTGATTCTTATAGTCGTGCCTCCTATACCTTGATTCAACAG AGAAAATCAGTTGGATTCCATGAAGAAGGTGCTGTGTACTCACGGTGCTTTCACACAGAGCCAGAATCTATATTGAGCTCAGAGGAGGCTTATCATCCTAGTCCAGTTTCAGTTCTGGAACTACCTTTCGAAGAAGATCTTTCAAATGATTTGGAATGCTTAGACAGTATCAGCACTGACATATGTG ATATCTCAGAAACACACTCAGAAGGACCTGGGATGATTGTGCCGAGTGACGAAGATTCCAGAGAAGGATCTGTAGGCGACCCTCAAGAAAACATAGGGTTAATGGGATTGTTTAGAGTTGAAGAAAGTAGAGGTTACTCGTACCTTATTGATGTCTTAACTGAGGTAGGTTTTCATGGTGGCATCCTAAATATGGATTTTGGTACCTGGCACACACCAGAATGCCCAATAAACCTTTCAGTTTTTGAGACCCttgaaaaaaagtttggtgAGCTGGCTTCCTGGAAGAGGTCAGATAGGAGACTTCTCTTTGACTAGATAAATTTGGGGCTAATGGAGATTCCACAGCCATGCATGGTTGTGCCCAAATGGGCAAAGCCTGCATCCAAAAGATTCAACCCTAGGCCAAGTCGGAACATGATTGAGGAAGAGTTATGGATGTTGCTGGTAAGCCAAGAAAAGGAAGCAAGCATGAACTTGGCAGCGAAACCGCTGCAAAAGGAACTGGGTTCTGTAGATTTAGGAGATGATATCGATCTTATAGGTAGAGAAATAGGGAGCTTGTTGATAGATGAGCTTGTTTCAGAGGTTATTAGCATGGGCACTTTTTAG